One genomic segment of Gadus chalcogrammus isolate NIFS_2021 chromosome 3, NIFS_Gcha_1.0, whole genome shotgun sequence includes these proteins:
- the gna12a gene encoding guanine nucleotide-binding protein subunit alpha-12a — MSGVVRSLSRCLLPAEASREPGGGKQSTSERDAAQEREARRRSREIDAMLARERRAVRRLVKILLLGAGESGKSTFLKQMRIINGKEFDKKALLDFRDTIYENIIKGMRVLVDARDKLGIGWQCGENEKQGMLVMSWEGRGGAPGVDPGEFQLYVPALGALWADAGIQAAYSRRAEFQLSESVKYFLDNLDRIGQLSYIPSKQDILFARKATKGIVEHDFVIKKIPFKMVDVGGQRSQRQKWFQCFDGITSILFMVSSSEYDQVLMEDRRTNRLVESMNIFETIVNNKLFLHVSIILFLNKTDLLVDKIRTVDIRKTFPEFRGDPRRLEDVQAFLVTSFSRKRRNRVRPLFHHFTTAVDTENIRFVFHAVKDTILQDNLKDIMLQ; from the exons ATGTCGGGAGTGGTCCGGTCTCTGAGCCGATGTCTACTCCCGGCCGAAGCGAGCCGGGAGCCGGGTGGCGGCAAACAAAGTACCAGCGAGAGGGACGCGGCTCAGGAGCGGGAAGCACGGCGGAGGAGTAGGGAGATAGACGCTATGCTTGCCCGGGAGCGGAGGGCCGTTCGACGGCTAGTGAAGATTCTCCTCCTCGGGGCAGGGGAGAGTGGAAAGTCAACGTTTCTCAAGCAGATGCGCATCATCAACGGGAAAGAGTTTGACAAAAAAGCGCTCCTGGATTTTCGGGACACTATCTATGAAAATATAATAAAG GGCATGCGTGTGCTGGTGGACGCCCGGGACAAGCTGGGCATCGGCTGGCAGTGCGGGGAGAACGAGAAGCAGGGCATGCTGGTGATGTCGTGGGAGGGCCGCGGCGGGGCCCCGGGCGTGGACCCCGGGGAGTTCCAGCTCTACGTCCCGGCCCTGGGGGCCCTCTGGGCCGACGCCGGCATCCAGGCCGCGTACTCGCGGCGGGCCGAGTTTCAGCTG AGCGAGTCGGTGAAGTACTTCCTGGATAACCTAGACCGCATCGGCCAACTG AGCTACATTCCCAGCAAGCAGGACATTCTGTTTGCCCGGAAGGCCACGAAGGGCATCGTGGAGCACGACTTTGTGATCAAGAAGATTCCCTTCAAGATGGTGGATgtcggaggtcagaggtcacagagGCAGAAGTGGTTCCAGTGTTTCGACGGGATCACGTCAATCCTCTTCATGGTGTCGTCCTCCGAGTACGATCAG gtgttAATGGAGGACAGACGGACCAACCGCCTGGTGGAGAGCATGAACATCTTCGAGACCATCGTCAACAACAAGCTCTTCCTCCACGTgtccatcatcctcttcctcaacaaGACGGACCTGCTGGTGGACAAGATCCGCACCGTGGACATCCGCAAGACTTTCCCCGAGTTCAGAGGAGACCCCCGCAGGCTGGAGGACGTGCAg GCGTTCCTGGTGACGTCGTTCAGCCGTAAGCGGAGGAACCGCGTGCGGCCGCTGTTCCACCACTTCACCACCGCCGTGGACACGGAGAACATCCGCTTCGTGTTCCACGCCGTGAAGGACACCATCCTGCAGGACAACCTCAAGGATATCATGCTGCAgtag
- the ern2 gene encoding serine/threonine-protein kinase/endoribonuclease IRE1, with protein MKESVLGATRAVGRLLITLLLLSWDGTLFQVGGGSSVTLPESLLFVSTLDGSLHAVSKQSGDIKWTLREDPIIQVPIYLQEPGFLPDPSDGSLYVLEGKHKEGLMKLPFTIPELVQSAPCKSSDGILYTGKKQDVWFVVDPETGEKQTSLTTSSSESICPNTPLLYIGRTEYMITMFDTKTQELRWNATYNDYSAPPYDEKQDYRMAHLVSSGDGLVVTVDRETGDVLWSQNYGSPVVGVYLYSGESLRHAPHLSLALETLRYLTFASASDQADSPSTLKWSYQFVKEQATAQAQLVPTLYVGKLDSRLYASTSLVHHGVPLVPRGLTLARIEGPITAGVTLRQKGECESMPSTDVRYPHGSTNSRNNHWLLIGHHELPPVAHTTMLRDFPVSLQRSREPFIPPRTPAASHYNQHYFETASQGQGEGNHDDIENGVRTHGTKGVRGKRPSRILPSSLSEDPLTLAVLTLLVGGWLAFALTYPSRAAKVQKVQRPGGDTETSEPLRDDSQTNTHSSPPTHSNSSSEFKAASTESLPESLISSNSDADSRSRTTGLPQTTEVEGDEVNVGKITFKPSEVLGHGSAGTFVFRGHFDGRQVAVKRILPECFEVAEREVQLLRESDTHPNVIRYFCTERDRLFTYIAIELCAATLQQYVEDPTGFPGLSAVTLLEQTMCGLSHLHSLNIVHRDLKPRNILISGPGPLGRVRALISDFGLCKKMLDGRCSFSMRSGIPGTEGWIAPEVLREAPGNNPTAAVDVFSAGCVFYYVVSRGQHPFGDALRRQVNILAGEYTLSHFMEDMHDDVIARDLIERMISAAPESRPSTSCVLKHPFFWIPEKQLLFFQDVSDRIEKEPGEGAIVVRLETAGRAVVRTNWRMHISVPLQTDLRKFRTYKGNSVRDLLRAMRNKKHHYHELPKEVQETLGEVPEGFVGYFTSRFPRLLLHTHNALHICAHERLFHPYYLAPIAK; from the exons TCACCCTTCCAGAGTCTTTGCTGTTCGTCTCCACCCTGGACGGCAGCCTGCACGCCGTCTCCAAGCAGTCTGGGGACATCAAATGGACCCTCAGAGAAG ACCCCATCATTCAAGTCCCAATCTACCTTCAGGA GCCAGGGTTCCTCCCCGATCCCAGCGACGGCAGTCTGTACGTTCTGGAAGGCAAGCACAAGGAGGGCCTGATG AAGCTGCCTTTCACCATCCCAGAGCTGGTCCAGTCAGCCCCCTGCAAGAGCTCGGATGGCATCCTCTATACGG GGAAGAAGCAGGATGTGTGGTTTGTGGTGGATCCTGAAACGGGGGAAAAGCAGACAAGCctaaccacctcctcctccgaaTCCATCTGTCCGAACACACCTCTTCTTTACATAGGAcgcacag AGTACATGATCACCATGTTTGACACCAAGACCCAGGAGCTACGGTGGAACGCCACGTACAACGACTACTCGGCGCCCCCCTATGACGAGAAACAGGACTACA GGATGGCTCATCTTGTATCCAGTGGTGACGGTCTGGTGGTTACAGTGGACAGAGAaacag GTGATGTCCTGTGGAGCCAGAACTACGGTTCCCCCGTGGTGGGGGTCTATCTGTACTCGGGGGAGTCGCTGAGACACGCCCCCCACCTGTCCCTGGCCTTGGAGACGCTGCGCTACCTCACCTTCGCCTCGGCCAGCGACCAGGCGGACTCCCCCTCCACGCTGAAGTGGAGCTACCAGTTTGTGAAGGAGCAGGCCACTGCCCAGGCACAGCTTGT GCCTACCCTCTATGTGGGCAAACTGGACTCCCGCCTGTATGCATCCACCTCATTGGTCCATCACGGAGTCCCCCTGGTG CCTCGGGGCCTGACCCTGGCCCGCATCGAGGGCCCCATCACGGCCGGCGTGACGCTGCGACAGAAAGGGGAGTGTGAGAGCATGCCGTCCACCGACGTGCGCTATCCCCACGGCAGCACCAACAGCCGGAACAACCACTGGCTGCTGATAG ggcatCACGAGCTGCCTCCGGTGGCTCACACCACCATGCTGAGGGATTTCCCCGTCAGCCTCCAGCGCTCCAGAGAGCCCTTCatccccccccggacccccgccGCCTCCCACTACAACCAGCACTAT TTcgagactgcatctcagggccAGGGTGAAGGGAACCATGACGATATAGAGAATGGGGTACGCACGCACGGGACGAAGGGGGTCCGGGGCAAACGGCCCTCCAGAATACTGCCCTCCTCCCTGTCCGAGGACCCCCTGACTCTGGCAGTCCTCACCCTGCTGGTGGGGGGCTGGCTGGCCTTCGCTCTCACCTACCCCTCG CGCGCTGCCAAAGTTCAGAAGGTTCAAAGGCCGGGAGGCGACACGGAAACCTCAGAACCACTGAGAGACGACAGCCAGACGAAtacacactcctctcctcccacccacTCCAACTCCAGTAGCG AATTCAAGGCAGCGTCTACTGAATCTCTACCTGAGTCTCTGATAAGCAGCAATTCAGATGCAGACAGCAGAAGCAGAACCACTGGACTCCCACAAACAACTG AAGTGGAAGGAGATGAGGTCAACGTGGGGAAGATCACCTTCAAGCCATCTGAGGTTCTGGGACATGGTTCAGCAGGAACTTTCGTCTTCAG GGGCCATTTTGACGGCCGGCAAGTGGCGGTGAAGCGCATCCTACCCGAGTGCTTCGAGGTGGCGGAGCGCGAAGTGCAGCTATTAAGGGAGTCGGACACGCACCCCAACGTCATCCGCTACTTCTGCACTGAGAGGGACCGGCTTTTCACCTACATCGCCATCGAGCTGTGTGCTGCCACTCTGCAACAG TATGTGGAAGACCCAACCGGCTTCCCTGGGCTGAGTGCAGTGACTCTACTGGAGCAGACCATGTGTGGCCTCTCTCACCTTCACTCTCTCAACAtag TCCACCGGGACCTGAAGCCGAGGAACATCCTGATCTCGGGTCCCGGGCCGCTGGGCCGGGTCCGGGCCCTCATCTCAGACTTTGGGCTGTGCAAGAAGATGCTGGACGGTCGCTGCAGCTTCTCCATGCGCTCAGGGATCCCCGGGACTGAGGGATGGATCGCCCCCGAGGTGCTGCGAGAAGCTCCCGGAAACAACCCG ACAGCAGCAGTGGATGTGTTCTCAGCCGGCTGTGTCTTCTATTATGTGGTCAGCAGGGGGCAGCACCCCTTTGGCGATGCACTGAGGCGTCAGGTCAACATCCTGGCAGGAgaatacacactctcacacttcATGGAGGATATGCATG ATGATGTCATAGCTCGGGATCTGATCGAGCGAATGATAAGTGCAGCGCCGGAGTCCCGCCCCTCGACTTCCTGTGTGCTCAAACATCCCTTCTTTTGGATTCCTGAGAAGCAGCTACTGTTCTTCCAG gacgtGAGTGACCGTATAGAGAAGGAACCAGGGGAGGGGGCTATTGTGGTGAGGCTAGAGACCGCGGGCAGAGCGGTGGTTCGAACCAACTGGAGGATGCACATCTCTGTGCCTTTGCAGACGG ATCTGAGAAAGTTCCGGACTTACAAGGGGAACTCGGTCAGAGACCTTCTGAGGGCCATGAGGAATAAG AAGCACCACTATCACGAGCTGCCCAAGGAGGTACAGGAGACCCTAGGCGAGGTTCCAGAAGGATTTGTCGGTTACTTCACCTCGCGGTTTCCACGGTTACTGCTCCACACCCACAATGCTTTGCACATCTGCGCCCATGAAAGACTATTCCACCCTTACTATTTGGCTCCTATTGCCAAATAG